The following proteins are co-located in the Microplitis demolitor isolate Queensland-Clemson2020A chromosome 3, iyMicDemo2.1a, whole genome shotgun sequence genome:
- the LOC103569693 gene encoding cytochrome b-c1 complex subunit Rieske, mitochondrial: protein MNAISKSANVNLFLKATTAAVSNGSAPIVTINKGKKEKVATALPVIPKTSYSFFQNGFIRPIKLSSGPTVGTQISQQRLSHTDIRVPDFDNYRKDFLKDPTMRSRDYNAQKGNFGYFVATGTTLATAYGAKAIVYGLLSSMAASADVLAVSKIEVKLSNIPEGQSMVFKWRGKPLFIRHRSAKEIEKEESVDVSILRDPQHDRDRVKRPEWLVVLGVCTHLGCVPIANAGDFGGYYCPCHGSHYDASGRIRKGPAPSNLEVPAYQFQDDVVIVG, encoded by the exons atgaacgCAATATCTAAATCCGCGAATGTGAATCTTTTTCTAAAAGCAACAACTGCTGCTGTTTCAAATGGATCAGCGCCTATTGTCACAATAAACAAGGGCAAAAAGGAAAAAGTAGCTACGGCTCTCCCCGTTATTCCAAAAACCTCttacagtttttttcaaaatggtTTTATTCGGCCCATCAAATTGAGTTCTGGACCGACAG TGGGAACTCAAATTTCACAGCAACGTTTGTCTCATACAGACATTAGAGTACCAGACTTCGATAATTATCGAAAAGACTTTTTGAAAGATCCTACTATGAGATCAAGGGATTATAATGCGCAAAAAGGAAATTTTGGGTATTTTGTGGCAACag GTACTACTCTAGCTACCGCCTATGGAGCAAAAGCTATAGTTTATGGTCTTCTCAGTTCAATGGCAGCTTCTGCGGATGTTTTGGCTGTTTCTAAAATTGAAGTAAAACTAAGCAACATTCCAGAAGGACAGAGCATGGTTTTCAAATGGAGAGGAAAACCTTTGTTCATTCGTCATCG GAGTGCTAAGGAAATAGAAAAAGAAGAATCAGTTGACGTTTCAATCTTACGAGATCCTCAGCATGATCGTGACCGAGTTAAACGGCCTGAATGGTTAGTAGTGTTAGGTGTCTGCACACATCTTGGATGTGTACCAATCGCAAATGCTGGTGACTTTGGTGGCTACTACTGTCCGTGTCATGGTTCCCATTATGATGCTAGTGGAAGAATAAGAAAAGGACCTGCGCCATCAAATTTGGAAGTACCAGCTTACCAATTTCAAGACGATGTAGTCATTGTTGGTTAA
- the LOC103569695 gene encoding anamorsin homolog, which produces MFSFKSEDKILIIVDSNKIDDTNEFIEQINQVTNFSTKITVTHPLEILHSLNDCGNSVFDLILSFTSNLNSFNRLLQVLKPGCSIFIHKLVNPSQKDEINKLCAKEITQLKLSGFRLTNNIQYDLPSKWKISKLLSNFDENLKICQVTAEKPSYEIGSSMVLQSIKSPTAVWKLDNIDDDLIDEDNILNEEDKEKPNSDSLRVCGTTGKRKACKDCSCGLAEELGETPIGLKNEKSSCGNCYLGDAFRCGGCPYLGMPAFRPGEKIILQETQQNS; this is translated from the exons atgttttcatttaaatctgaagataaaattttaattattgttgattctaataaaattgatgacacaaatgaatttattgaacAAATTAATCAAGTTACCAATTTCTCTACTAAAATAACAGTCACACATCCACTTGAAATATTACATT ctctcAATGACTGTGGAAATTCAGTATTTGATTTAATACTATCCTTTACTTCGAATTTGAATTCATTTAATCGATTATTACAAGTTCTTAAACCTGGatgttcaatttttatacataaactGGTAAATCCATCGCAGAAAGATGAAATCAACAAATTATGTGCCAAGGAAATCACTCAGCTGAAACTTAGTGGTTTCCGTCTTACTAATAACATTCAATATGATTTACCTTCCaaatggaaaatttcaaaacttttatcaaatttcgatgaaaatttaaaaatttgtcaagTTACAGCTGAAAAACCATCATATGAG attgGATCTTCTATGGTTTTACAATCTATAAAGAGTCCCACTGCTGTTTGGAAATTAGATAATATCGATGATGACTTAATTGATGAAGACAATATACTAAACGAAGAAGATAAAGAAAAACCGAACTCTGATTCTTTGAGAG tatgTGGCACAACTGGCAAACGCAAAGCATGTAAAGACTGTTCATGTGGTTTGGCTGAAGAATTAGGTGAAACTCCGATcggtttaaaaaatgaaaaatcatcaTGTGGAAAT TGCTATCTTGGTGATGCTTTCCGTTGCGGTGGTTGCCCATATCTTGGAATGCCTGCATTTAGACCAGGTGAAAAAATCATTCTACAAGAAACTCaacaaaattcataa
- the LOC103569694 gene encoding protein cueball, translating to MLFHESKAFIFSAIFLLSIDIILSKSWDVAVTIGPEVHFFSDNGTLLRRIKNRDSMVFSAIAFDQISHTLFLGDSSNQTVTIFSKNLQSKDPEMNILFNGKSDTSTVMDMAYDQSSQCLFWTDSRKQVIYKMNINSLNGSVSPKIILRLKNENPHGLSLDICHQRLYWANSNASYPSISSANLDGTNYSIIISNDLYQPVAVTVDHLSQQLYWIDDEEGINFKIERSNLDGTRRELLIRGKHQQPFNIAIDYSRIYWSDWVYKAVWSVEKNTQSVKVPKKWKSFRDNNKNTFPTSIMTYDNIADIECITLQSETFSNYSLSNDNSEKYSISLGSSEEHNEPINKNSQICLNGGHLNTISSTCQCDFGYSGPFCEKSVCDGFCIHGECSILYDGKPNCKCHSTHRGLRCEQDICLNYCLNEGECRIENNKAVCLCKYSRGIRCEELHNVTQLCRIICASPLYSAYEEMDDGLCRCSEINSTGDLNDKFIDDSWTRILTVVLIVIIGILLILIVILSYFLNKFRCRPLIKKRFVMSRKGITPLTSRPQLSSDQCEIMIEDCCNMNICETPCFEPKIKNSDLKGTKMKGKFHC from the exons ATGTTGTTTCATGAATCAAAagcttttatattttcagctatttttttattatcaatcgaTATAATCCTGTCAAAGTCATGGG ATGTTGCTGTAACAATCGGTCCAGAAGTTCACTTTTTTTCTGACAATGGCACTTTATTGAGACGCATAAAAAATCGAGACTCAATGGTATTTTCTGCTATAGCTTTCGATCAAATATCTCACACGTTATTTCTTGGTGACTCAAGTAATCAAACagtaacaatattttcaaaaaatctacAATCTAAAGATCctgaaatgaatattttatttaacg GTAAAAGTGATACTTCGACAGTTATGGATATGGCCTATGATCAGTCATCACAGTGCCTATTTTGGACAGACAGTAGAAaacaagtaatttataaaatgaatattaattcattaaatggTTCTGTTTCACCAAAGataattttacgattaaaaaatgaaaacccTCATGGATTGTCTTTAGATATATGTCATCAACGATTATATTGGGCAAATAGCAATGCATCATATCCCAGTATATCAAGTGCAAATCTCGATGGGACAAACTATTCTATAATAATCAGCAACGATTTATATCAACCAGTCGCAGTAACTGTTGATCATTTATCTCAACAATTATATTGGATTGATGATGAAgaaggaattaattttaaaattgaacgCAGCAATTTAGATGGTACCAGACGTGAGCTATTGATACGTGGAAAACATCAACAGCCTTTCAATATTGCTATtgattactctaggatttaCTGGTCAGATTGGGTTTATAAAGCTGTTTGgagtgtagaaaaaaatacacaatcaGTAAAAGTTCCTAAAAAATGGAAATCGTTTCgtgataacaataaaaatacttttcctACATCAATAATGACATACGATAATATCGCTGATATTGAATGTATTACTTTACAAAGTGAAACATTTTCTAATTATTCTTTATCAAATGATAACAGTGAAAAATATAGTATATCGCTTGGGAGCAGTGAAGAGCATAATGagccaataaataaaaattcacaaatatgTTTAAATGGTGGACACTTGAATACTATAAGCAGTACTTGTCAATGCGATTTtgg GTACAGTGGGCCATTTTGCGAAAAATCAGTTTGTGATGGATTTTGTATTCATGGTGAGTGCAGCATACTTTATGATGGAAAACCAAATTGCAAATGCCATTCAACCCATCGAGGATTAAGATGTGAACAAGACATATGCTTAAATTATTGCTTAAATGAAGGAGAATGtcgtattgaaaataataaagcagtatgtttatgtaaatattctcgAGGTATTAGATGTGAAGAATTACACAACGTAACGCAATTATGTAGAATTATATGTGCCAGTCCATTATATTCTGCGTACGAAGAAATGGATGATGGTTTATGTCG ctGTTCCGAAATAAACTCCACTGGCGATCTTAatgataagtttattgatgATTCTTGGACAAGAATATTAACAGTTGtgttaattgtaattattggaatacttctaattttaattgtaatactAAGTTATTTTCTTAACAAATTCCGTTGTCGGCCACTTATTAAGAAACGATTTGTCATGAGTAGAAAGGGTATTACTCCTTTAACATCAAGACCTCAGTTATCGAGTGATCAATGTGAAATAATGATTGAGGATTGTTGCAACATGAATATTTGTGAAACT CCTTGTTTCGAgcctaaaattaaaaattcagatCTGAAGGGTACGAAGATGAAAGGGAAATTTCATTGCTGA
- the LOC103569691 gene encoding tRNA pseudouridine synthase Pus10, whose amino-acid sequence MSLEFINSIYYERAKLINSLGCCLLCSLRLSGISKNEHFQNLITNPDTIKNIFENSEFDETPEEPKTCIICLGILQSKVQNESLKQISEAIRLNGYDSQTFTCGLNLPISIVIREKSLLMYLTQKSKSSNNPLEDTDAKSYSVKEIWKMQMLPKIETMTSKQLTTCSLVSSPFTVNISYTYLNDEIDCEKLIKKYDVNSLKMKNRKLKDGGFSKSTIEKILSNITEEVFMDCYSVPPSKPSVHAMIDQINCSRESLFIGGRYIKLSRKLSQTPWFVNGEKKMETSVQDLLCDLIVKYSKAESCKFLSSGREDIDVRTINTGRPFAVELINPKITKLSSEKFEELVEKINNSSKLAKITSNMRILSPLDLKRLKEGENIKKKFYRSLCIIKNSLENPLKFDDINSIKNLKITQKTPIRVLHRRPLASRNRIVHQIRARYLSPTEINEIQKRLPNLDLHNLCMKQLFIVDVKTQAGTYIKEFVHGDFRRTKPNLCDLLGVEIDIVALDVTGINIDWP is encoded by the exons atgagtcttgaatttattaatagtatttACTATGAGAGAGCTAAGTTGATAAATTCACTGGGATGCTGTTTACTTTGTTCTTTGAGGTTAAGcggtatttcaaaaaatgagcattttcaaaatctaataacCAATCCTGATACG ataaaaaacatttttgaaaactcaGAATTTGACGAAACGCCGGAAGAGCCCAAAACATGTATTATTTGCTTAGGAATACTCCAGAGTAAAGTTCAAAATGAATCATTAAAACAG ATTTCTGAAGCAATACGATTGAATGGTTATGATTCGCAAACGTTTACATGTGGACTTAATCTACCCATATCCATAGTAATAAGAGAAAAATCACTTTTAATGTACTTAACACAAAAATCCAAATCATCAAATAATCCACTAGAAGATACAGATGCAAAAAGCTACAGTGTTAAGGAAATATGGAAAATGCAAATGTTaccaaaaattgaaactatGACTTCAAAGCAGCTAACGACTTGTTCACTCGTATCTTCTCCTTTCACTGTTAATATTTCgtatacttatttaaatgatgaaattgattgtgaaaaatt aataaaaaaatacgatgTTAATtcgttgaaaatgaaaaatagaaaactaAAAGACGGTGGTTTTAGTAAAAGtaccattgaaaaaattttgagcaatATTACAGAAGAAGTATTTATGGACTGTTATTCTGTTCCACCTTCAAAACCGTCGGTTCACGCGATGATTGACCAAATAAATTGCTCTCGTGAAAGTCTTTTCATTGGAG GACGATATATTAAATTGTCTCGGAAACTTAGTCAAACTCCATGGTTCGtaaatggagaaaaaaaaatggaaacaTCTGTGCAAGACTTACTTTGTGATCTCATAGTAAAGTACAGCAAAGCTGAAT ctTGTAAATTTCTTTCGTCTGGTCGGGAAGATATTGATGTGCGGACAATAAATACAGGAAGGCCGTTCGCAGTTGAACTGATAAATCCGAAAATTACAAAGTTATCATCTGAAAAGTTTGAAGAATTAGTTGAAAAGATAAATAACTCATCAAAACTTGCAAAAATTACATCTAATATGAGAATACTATCGCC atTGGACTTGAAAAGACTCAAAGaaggtgaaaatattaaaaagaagTTTTACCGGTCATTATgtattatcaaaaattcttTGGAAAATCCATTGAAATTCGAcgatattaattcaataaaaaatttaaaaataactcaaaaaaCACCAATTCGAGTCCTACACAGACGACCATTGGCATCACGTAATCGGATTGTTCATCAAATACGGGCCCGTTATTTATCACCAAcggaaataaatgaaattcaaaaaagacTTCCGAATTTGGATTTACATAATTTGTGTATGAAACAATTGTTTATTGTTGATGTAAAAACACAAGCAGGAACTTACATCAAAGAGTTTGTACATGGGGATTTTAGAAGAACAAAACCCAATCTCTGTGATCTTCTCGGTGTTGAAATCGATATCGTCGCTCTTGACGTTACTGGTATCAATATCGATTGGCCTTAA
- the LOC103569692 gene encoding coiled-coil domain-containing protein 43 isoform X2 has product MDVAINTFDSWLSKKLQALNTDEGVFGAYIKGILEGDETEDEKTEALQSILSGITENIDTHVAEIFAAWIKWLPTQDMVKTVTPIEDVDVRLARMLESQSIATTTQRIYTDEERRIREAVLAQYSQMSVDEKSDDEDQETVVISDDGLEKNMNAANIAQQERDKREKAKLDSQKKKDKDKEDREKQKQLKDEKKEKRKTQKGERRR; this is encoded by the exons ATGGATGTTgcaataaatacttttgacagttggttatccaaaaaattgcAAGCATTAAATACCGATGAAGGAGTTTTTGGAGCTTATATTAAAGGAATTTTGGAAGGAGATGAAACAGAAGATGAAAAAACTGAAGCTCTCCAAAGTATACTATCTGGTATAACG GAAAATATCGATACTCATGTTGCTGAAATTTTTGCGGCATGGATTAAATGGCTTCCAACACAAGACATGGTTAAAACAGTCACTCCCATAGAAGATGTTGATGTAAGATTAGCTCGAATGTTAGAATCACAAAGTATAGCAACAACTACTCAGAGAATTTATACTGATGAGGAACGACGAATACGTGAAGCTGTTTTGGCGCAATACAGTCAAATGTCTGTTGATGAAAAAAGTGATGATGAAGACCAAGAAACTGTTGTTATAAGTGACGATGgcctagaaaaaaatatgaacgcAGCTAATATTGCTCAACAAGAAAGAGACAAAAGAGAAAAAGCCAAATTAGACAGCCaaaaaaagaaagataaaGACAAAGAAGATCG AGAAAAACAAAAGCAGTTAAAAGatgaaaagaaagaaaaacgTAAAACTCAGAAAGGAGAGCGACGGAGGTAA
- the LOC103569692 gene encoding coiled-coil domain-containing protein 43 isoform X1 encodes MDVAINTFDSWLSKKLQALNTDEGVFGAYIKGILEGDETEDEKTEALQSILSGITQENIDTHVAEIFAAWIKWLPTQDMVKTVTPIEDVDVRLARMLESQSIATTTQRIYTDEERRIREAVLAQYSQMSVDEKSDDEDQETVVISDDGLEKNMNAANIAQQERDKREKAKLDSQKKKDKDKEDREKQKQLKDEKKEKRKTQKGERRR; translated from the exons ATGGATGTTgcaataaatacttttgacagttggttatccaaaaaattgcAAGCATTAAATACCGATGAAGGAGTTTTTGGAGCTTATATTAAAGGAATTTTGGAAGGAGATGAAACAGAAGATGAAAAAACTGAAGCTCTCCAAAGTATACTATCTGGTATAACG CAGGAAAATATCGATACTCATGTTGCTGAAATTTTTGCGGCATGGATTAAATGGCTTCCAACACAAGACATGGTTAAAACAGTCACTCCCATAGAAGATGTTGATGTAAGATTAGCTCGAATGTTAGAATCACAAAGTATAGCAACAACTACTCAGAGAATTTATACTGATGAGGAACGACGAATACGTGAAGCTGTTTTGGCGCAATACAGTCAAATGTCTGTTGATGAAAAAAGTGATGATGAAGACCAAGAAACTGTTGTTATAAGTGACGATGgcctagaaaaaaatatgaacgcAGCTAATATTGCTCAACAAGAAAGAGACAAAAGAGAAAAAGCCAAATTAGACAGCCaaaaaaagaaagataaaGACAAAGAAGATCG AGAAAAACAAAAGCAGTTAAAAGatgaaaagaaagaaaaacgTAAAACTCAGAAAGGAGAGCGACGGAGGTAA